In the genome of Ctenopharyngodon idella isolate HZGC_01 chromosome 16, HZGC01, whole genome shotgun sequence, the window TTACTGTGTCGACCGGCACATTGTCCTCCTCCACATGATGAGAATTTGCTGTTTCAGGTTGAGGAATTAAAGGTGGTTCACTGTTTGTTTCCAAAGCTGCAATGCCTTGAGTGACTGGAATATGTTCCTCTGCTGTATGCGACAGCTCATGAACCAAGTCATTTTGTGACGCTTCATCCTGTAAAGGTGTTTGATCCAGCAAAACCGAAGTTTCAGTCTGTATTGGTATAAGTTCAAGGTGAATTTCATCCATTTGCATTTGAACCTCTGTTTGTGTCAGTTCAACAGGTGCTACTTGGGTCTCTGAGTTTTCTGGTGAAATAATGGTTTCCTCTTGTAAAAGAACAGTTTCCTTTTGTTGCAAATCTCCCATCTCTGCTGACACGTGGAGGTTAATTTGCTCTGCTTTTGATGGGCCTGTGTTAGATTGCTCACATTGTGTTGGCTGAATGGTTGATTGAGTAAAATTCACATGTAATGGTTGCATTAATGGTTGAGGGTGGGGTAACCCAAAGCTTTGTGGCTGCAAAGGCAATATAACCAACTGATTGACTTTCTGTACATTTCCAAGTTTCTCAATTAGTCTTTTAATTTGCTCAGCATCCAGCTTGTCCATCTGCTGTGGTGCTGGTCCGACAGTTTCCATGAGCAGAGTCGGTGGTTGTCCATTTGCTGTCTGTGTCATAGTAAGTCCAGGTGGTTTTGGCTGTGGCACCAACACAATACTACTTTGTGACTCTTTAGAGTGTTTATTTTTGATGTGAAGAAGATGTGATTTGGAAGTCTTGAAGACTGCACCGCACTGTGAGCATGGGAATTTCCGCTCATTTGTTcctgcagaaaaacaaaattaaaagtataaataaatcaaatggtCAGCACAGCAACATTCTCATTTAACAATCCTTCTAATCATGTTTGATCTCTAAAGTGAGTGATGAAAGCACAGTATAATATAGGGATGAACAATACAAAGATACCACAGATACCATATCAGCAGATATTAGAGTTTGAGTTATACATTGTATATAAGGTTACCTTCacttttcagtgttttatttttaatttattttgacaaaatagtacagaaatgtaatatcaGTCTTCAGCAATAACATGAAACTGACTATGGGCTTATCAGTATCATCCAGAATTgtaatatcagtgcatccctacaaTGTAAAAAGCCTGTTTCAAGAGCAGTATTCTTCATTTCACCTCAGAATCTCTAATAAAACTCTCAGCAATCTCATTTTTAATGTCTAATCAAACTAAATAAAAAGCAAGATTTTGGTCATTTACCTTTAGTTCTCTTTTTCTTTGTGGTGGTTGAAGCATTTGTCTGGTCACCCTTGGCATCTtctttttgatgtttttctaaGTGATTCTGAAGAGACTTGGATGCAGAAAACTTTCTACCACAGTGTTTGTGTGAGCAAACATATGGCTTTTCCGCTGAGTGTACCCGTTGGTGGTATCTGAGCAAAGTAAAGGTTTTGAAAGGCTTGTCACACTCTGAGCAGGTGTATCCATGTTTGCTGTagtgaactttttttttgtgacttgTTAGCTCACAGGATTGGTAGAAGGCCTCACTACAGAACGGGCACTTGAACCGCTCATTACCAGTGTGTGTGCGCTGATGGGCCATGAGCTCTGTGGAGGAGGTGAAATGCTGATCACAAACATAGCAAGTAAAGAGGACatctcccagaatgcactgctgATACTCTTCAGGGTGGCTCATTTTAAGGTGCCGATCTTTGCTTTTGGAGTCACTGAAGATGATGTGACATTCTAGGCATTGTAGTGAGAGCTGGGATGCTAGAAatcagcatgaaaaacaaaacaatccatattagaaaataaataagtagAGCAAAAAAATGATCCTTAGCTTAATGCTGGCATGAAACTGTAGCTAAAAACATTATTACCGCAATTATGACATTTTCTAAGTAAAATGGCTAtcgagtaaaaaataaataaataaaaaattgttgggtgagacttgattttatccattggTTGTTGATCGTATTGTGAAAAGCAAGCATTGCATACTGGAATGGAAATATTTGAAAATGGTTGGGTTAATTTCAGCAGAGTGAAGTGAATCACAGAAAGAGctagttatgacattttgattaaagattaccatgtcaaaaataaataaataaataaatgcacaaatgaACTCTTCAAAATACGACCAGTAACATGCTTTAAGGAAATtaaatcaattttgatttcaaacatttataaatatatgagGACCATAATAATGGCTCTTCTAGGAATACACACATAAGCGTAGAAGAACTTACAGGTGAGAGGTATTACTTTGGCCATGTCAATTTTCAGAGGGTTAAATTTGTCCTTCTTTGGAGGGATGTTCTTTCTGTCGGCATTGTGTACTGTACCTCCAGTTGATGATTTAATGTTGGCACACATTTTTGGTGTTTCACTGGAGCTTATGGGCTCTTCAAGCACACAACTTGCAGCATTACAGTCTGATGAGCCTGATTCATTGGATGCATGCTCACATTCCACTTCTGTCACAGTATCTGTACTCGACTCAGCCAGACTTGACTGATTTTCACAATGCAAGCCTTCAACATCAGCCGTTTCATCGGTTTCCTCTGTAACGGCTTCAGGTTGTGTGCTGTCCTCTTGTGTTGCCACAGGAAAAGCACAGTGCTCCACTGTTTCCTCTACAGGGGTTATAGGTTCTATTATTGGTGGTGCTGGGACATAGAGGTCCAGTTTCAACTCAAGACCACTGGTTTGATCTGTACTTTCTGTAGCCTCTATTCCATGTACAATACTATCTAATGGTGCTTCCAAAGGAGACAGTTGGTCTGAAAGTGAAAGGTGCTCGTTGTGCAGATTTGCTTCAGGAGCAGATGGTTCACTGAGTGGGTCATTAGCATATTCCATGATGTTTCTGATGTGAAACTCAATGTACAACTGGACTCAGATCTCTAAAGTTCTcctaaaagagaaagaaattatGCAGATTAACTAACAAAGATAAGAGGAAGACACTAAAACATAAAACCACATCCCATGTCATAATGCACCATACAATTTTGAACCTGCCAAAATGGTATGATTGTACTATGTAAATATCATTAATCATTAGCATGGTAAAAGAAGTGAGTCTATTAAGCCCAGTCATAACTAAGcttcttaaatatatttgaacagCCTTCCAATAAAGTGGGTCTTTAATATTAATCTTTCATCTAAATATCATAAAGCGACAAAATTAAATTGCTTTATGTAATTGCAAACTTGACAAGATAATTTAACCCCACCTATTTTTTAAACAAGCCcctacatatttaaatgtaaatacattttattaaataaacaattagATTTTGATTACTCTGTGAATAATCAGCCTAACTTATTAAGGAACTgcacaaaaaatgtattaatgttaacaaaacagTAAGTGGTCaagtaaaaactttttatttgcatgtttctATAATCTTGCCATGGCCTCTGTCGTATTTCTCTGCTACTCTTTTTTCCCTGGCTAAGCATCTAACTGGTTGTTCACACTCAGAAACAGGGCCTTCCCCTATTAACTacaaatttcttttttcaaaccTGTGAGACTTCTTTTATATTTAGGTCCTATACTTCCTGGTCCCCATAATGAAAAGATGCAACTAAGTTCATGAattaaaagtatacattttgaGCACAATATATTCTTTTAATACCATGAAATAAGTAATATCATGGTTGCATTTTATTTACTAATCATGACCACAAGCAATCATAGCCATGCTGATATTTAGAACAGCAGTACGATACCGGTTTTATAGGACATCTTTACACAGCTAAGTTAAGGCTGCTCTGTGCCTGCTTAAATTTCTATGTAACGCTGCATAAAAGTCAGAATAAATTATGCCTGCTCTGACCCACCTTAAGCCCTataaaagtagcctatactATATAGTTGAaattgctgtgtaaatgcatttacgCCACCATTGAGCAGCATTAAACTGTCAGAGCCAGTTCAGAAGTGCATCGGTTCCACTTTTGCAGAGTAAATTTGGCATATTTTGCTCCACTAACGAAGACAGTTCTGAAAAAAGCAGAAGCAAAAGCAGAATCCAACCGCTGCGTCTACAATCaacttttgaatgaatcagcatttttgatcgAATCGGTTgaataaattaaagggttagttcacccaaaaatgaaaattctgtcattaattactcatgtcgttccaaacccgtaagacattcgttcatcctcagagcacaaatgaagatctttttaatgaaatctgagagctttctgtccctccattgacagcctataTAACTACCACTTtaaaggcccagaaaggtagtaaagtcatcataaaagtaatcaaaagtaaTCCAGTGGtttaacattaattttataacacaagtgctttgtttatgcaaaaaaaaaaaaaaaaaaacacagaatttatcactttatttacaaaattttaATCTACTGTACTGGTGTATCGATGTAATGACTGACAGCCTATCTGGTACACATACAACACATACAAGCAGAGTGACAACAGTGAAAAGTGATTTTGGACTATACCAGCACTCTCAGCGTTCAATCAATCAAACTGTAACAAATGAATGTAGTAGTCGTCTAAGTATGGTGTATGATACAAAGAACCCAGTGAGTGCAAGTGGTTACTGATGTCACAAGTCTGCTATCTATGAAGGAGCATCACcactaggttttgagacacagGACACAGCCCACTGTGCAGGGTCAAAATAAGCTGAACAAGGAAGGAAAGAGAAgtcgaaataaacatgactacaAGAATATAGCTGTGTACTCTCACTCGTGCAGTGGTTAGATCCTTCAGTGTTTCGCTAATATGAGGATTTGCTGTTCTAACCCATTGTGTGTAAAACTGCCTGTTATATGGCGCGTGTCTTTGCGTGGTTGTGTGCACAGCCATAAAGGCATGACTGCATAGCGCTGTATTAACTAATATAAGCCCCAAACTCACcgattttgttttttcttcctcCCAGCATCATTTCTACTCAGTATTTTCTTGATAACATATTGGTTGCGCCTTTATCAAATGGGCTTTATGCGAGATCGCCATATCACAACACTAGGATGCAGGTTGTGTGACGTCACGCACAGACTCTATGTGGGAGTTGTAGTTCAGAAAAATAGaatgttgtagtccttaaa includes:
- the LOC127497480 gene encoding zinc finger protein 629-like, encoding MEYANDPLSEPSAPEANLHNEHLSLSDQLSPLEAPLDSIVHGIEATESTDQTSGLELKLDLYVPAPPIIEPITPVEETVEHCAFPVATQEDSTQPEAVTEETDETADVEGLHCENQSSLAESSTDTVTEVECEHASNESGSSDCNAASCVLEEPISSSETPKMCANIKSSTGGTVHNADRKNIPPKKDKFNPLKIDMAKVIPLTSSQLSLQCLECHIIFSDSKSKDRHLKMSHPEEYQQCILGDVLFTCYVCDQHFTSSTELMAHQRTHTGNERFKCPFCSEAFYQSCELTSHKKKVHYSKHGYTCSECDKPFKTFTLLRYHQRVHSAEKPYVCSHKHCGRKFSASKSLQNHLEKHQKEDAKGDQTNASTTTKKKRTKGK